A region from the Parabacteroides sp. FAFU027 genome encodes:
- a CDS encoding tyrosine-type recombinase/integrase, with the protein MKASKITHRNEIRIRIDFPYNQEIALKLKRIPDCKWSRTLNAWHIPYTKEAFERLKELFPEIEYPRPEQSDPETPKNSQQRITKIEKSGEINTNANNPPLKPTNTSNTITIELSDKQISIKMPKNEVDIQFIRSFRYFRWNKNTFCWLIPNYRDNIDKLKAYFGNRKIEIIEHTSSIQPLNSTQPTYNKDQMLVISSFRRKLRIYFSYNKDLAARIRQITLSSWNSDIRCWELPYSEKFLTEIKDLAQQNSLEWIYREENKGKIIPRKSRLDIRNYKTCPIEYIEKLKELRYSQHTINSYTDLFEEFINHYEAHQPENITEPMIIDFLRYLVNERKISTSYQNQSINAIKFYYERVLGGNRKIYIIDRPREEKYLPEVLSTEEVTMILNATENLKHKAILMTIYSAGLRISEAIDLKIKDIDSQRMQIRVEQGKGKKDRYTLLGYKTLEILRKYFLQYKPKVWLFEGANGEQYSRSSIKKILKAAVAKTNIKKHVTVHTLRHSFATHLLEAGTDLRYIQNLLGHESSKTTEIYTHITTKGFEQIKSPLDQLNIT; encoded by the coding sequence ATGAAAGCCAGCAAAATCACCCACCGAAACGAAATACGCATCCGGATAGATTTTCCATACAATCAGGAAATAGCGCTCAAATTAAAACGAATACCCGATTGCAAATGGAGCAGAACACTGAATGCCTGGCATATTCCTTATACGAAAGAGGCTTTCGAAAGGTTGAAAGAGTTATTTCCGGAAATAGAATATCCCCGGCCAGAACAATCTGATCCTGAAACCCCGAAAAACAGTCAGCAAAGGATAACGAAAATAGAAAAATCAGGGGAAATTAATACAAACGCAAACAATCCTCCTCTTAAACCAACTAACACATCCAACACAATCACAATTGAACTCTCCGATAAACAAATCAGTATCAAAATGCCCAAAAACGAGGTGGATATCCAATTCATTCGATCATTCAGGTATTTCCGATGGAATAAGAATACATTTTGCTGGTTAATCCCCAATTACAGGGATAATATTGACAAACTGAAAGCCTATTTCGGCAATCGAAAGATAGAAATCATTGAACACACATCTTCTATCCAGCCATTAAACTCCACACAACCAACGTATAATAAAGACCAAATGCTGGTCATCAGCTCCTTCAGGCGCAAATTACGGATCTATTTCAGCTACAACAAAGATCTGGCAGCCCGAATCAGACAAATTACACTCAGCAGTTGGAACAGCGATATACGATGTTGGGAACTTCCTTATTCTGAAAAATTTTTGACTGAAATCAAAGACCTGGCACAACAGAACTCTCTCGAATGGATTTATCGAGAAGAAAACAAAGGCAAAATTATACCACGTAAATCCCGGTTGGATATCAGAAATTACAAAACCTGCCCGATTGAATACATCGAAAAGCTCAAAGAGCTAAGATACAGCCAACACACGATCAACTCATACACTGACCTGTTCGAAGAGTTTATCAATCATTATGAAGCTCATCAACCGGAAAATATCACCGAGCCGATGATCATCGACTTCCTGCGCTATCTGGTAAATGAGCGGAAAATATCCACCTCCTACCAGAACCAGTCTATCAATGCTATCAAGTTTTACTACGAAAGGGTGCTAGGTGGAAATCGAAAAATCTATATCATCGACCGCCCCCGCGAAGAGAAGTACCTACCCGAAGTACTTAGTACAGAAGAAGTCACGATGATACTGAATGCCACCGAAAACCTTAAGCATAAAGCCATCCTGATGACTATATATTCTGCCGGACTGCGTATTAGCGAAGCCATTGACCTGAAGATTAAAGATATCGACAGCCAACGTATGCAGATAAGGGTGGAGCAAGGCAAAGGAAAAAAAGACCGATACACTTTGCTGGGATATAAGACTTTGGAAATACTGCGAAAATATTTTCTTCAATACAAACCAAAAGTATGGTTGTTTGAAGGTGCGAATGGAGAGCAGTATTCAAGAAGCAGCATCAAAAAAATTCTCAAAGCAGCTGTAGCTAAAACCAATATTAAAAAGCATGTCACCGTTCACACATTACGACATAGCTTTGCAACACATCTACTTGAAGCAGGCACGGATCTTCGTTATATACAAAATCTACTTGGTCATGAAAGTAGTAAAACAACAGAAATATATACACACATAACAACTAAAGGGTTTGAGCAAATAAAAAGCCCATTAGACCAATTAAACATCACATAA
- a CDS encoding WG repeat-containing protein, whose translation MKNRKHITTIIILLFYLTSFGQEKKSDYLLAFKDKVGGKELWGFKTRKGKVVLSPKYEHVETDTMYHIAFVTKKFNWIVIDRQGKEILTPFIYDNGPDYVVEGLFRYQENKRIGFANMKGEKITKQPFEFAFPFSSGLAAFCVGGHIERVDEEHTIWTGGLWGFIDKTGKIAIEPKFTKVRDFQKQYCEVWTKDKKHVLIDKKGNIYKLLTK comes from the coding sequence ATGAAGAACAGAAAACATATTACGACTATTATCATACTTCTTTTTTATCTAACTTCATTTGGACAAGAAAAGAAGTCAGACTATTTGCTTGCATTTAAAGACAAGGTTGGAGGAAAAGAATTGTGGGGCTTCAAGACAAGAAAAGGAAAAGTGGTTTTAAGTCCCAAATATGAACACGTAGAAACTGATACAATGTACCACATTGCATTTGTGACAAAAAAATTCAACTGGATTGTAATTGACCGACAAGGAAAGGAAATTCTAACACCGTTTATTTACGACAATGGTCCTGACTATGTTGTTGAAGGACTTTTCAGATACCAAGAAAACAAACGAATTGGATTTGCAAACATGAAAGGTGAGAAAATAACAAAACAACCCTTTGAATTTGCCTTTCCATTCAGTAGTGGCTTAGCAGCTTTCTGTGTGGGTGGACATATTGAGCGAGTAGACGAAGAACACACAATTTGGACTGGAGGACTCTGGGGATTTATCGACAAAACTGGAAAAATTGCGATTGAACCAAAGTTCACAAAAGTACGCGACTTTCAAAAACAGTATTGTGAAGTTTGGACTAAGGACAAAAAACATGTCTTGATTGACAAAAAAGGAAACATATATAAACTGTTGACAAAATAG
- a CDS encoding phosphoglycolate phosphatase: MDYKDKELIIFDFDGTLINSIPDLATAINNMLTHFNLPDIEIRLIASFVGNGASTLVKRALNLAMQEKELTDDFFAEAFAFYLSAYKEVSCQKTFTYAGVSETLNYLDEKGYKMVICTNKPFDYIESILDFLSIKQYFKLWIGEDSIPEKKPHAAPLLYLANAMNTTIEKSIMVGDSKNDILAAQNAGMNSIGVTYGYNYNENIADYKPDIVLDHFSDLQKLF; the protein is encoded by the coding sequence ATGGATTATAAAGACAAAGAACTTATTATATTTGACTTTGATGGTACACTTATCAATAGTATACCAGACTTAGCTACGGCGATCAATAACATGTTGACGCACTTTAATTTACCCGACATAGAAATCAGACTCATCGCTTCCTTTGTGGGGAATGGAGCTTCTACACTGGTCAAAAGAGCGCTTAACCTTGCCATGCAGGAGAAGGAACTAACGGATGATTTCTTCGCAGAAGCTTTTGCGTTTTATCTTTCGGCATATAAAGAGGTATCGTGTCAGAAAACCTTCACTTATGCCGGAGTATCAGAAACGCTAAACTACCTGGATGAAAAAGGGTATAAGATGGTGATATGCACCAATAAACCGTTTGATTACATCGAATCGATACTCGATTTTCTCTCCATTAAACAGTACTTTAAGCTTTGGATTGGCGAAGATTCCATACCTGAGAAAAAACCTCATGCCGCCCCTTTGCTCTATTTAGCCAACGCGATGAACACGACCATAGAAAAAAGCATCATGGTTGGCGACTCGAAAAATGATATTCTTGCAGCGCAAAATGCGGGGATGAATAGCATTGGTGTGACGTATGGTTACAACTACAACGAGAATATTGCAGACTATAAACCAGATATAGTTTTAGATCATTTTTCTGACCTACAAAAACTATTTTGA
- a CDS encoding FAD-dependent oxidoreductase — translation MSKIYKVGIIGGGISGSVIALQLAQNGVDNILFEQGESLVNGPPFCHLHAGGNLYPEISVEQCKQLMLQSIDMAKLFPQSIDERPTFISVPKSENIDVNKIEDKLKLLANYYQELISEDASNEVLGNPADYYKSYSHEDLVALAKQATVQHPKSQDEWMANAIKYIDYENLKMPVFLVQEYGWNLFRLAAQAQLALYKADACELHTHTKVININDVRNQQLDYNWEIRTKDAVYKVKYLVNSSGYKTAHVDKHIQLNSNRLVEYKAAYISKWHSIPGLIPEMIFHGERGSTHGMLQITPYNNDYYQIHGMTKDITLFDNGLIQSKKDGSPAEFDSSIKRKIAREWHQNEINTRTESAIRYAARYVPSFKSATVGGPPLHGAQQIPGDDPSLRVGEVSFPSDSYARAEIVKASSALTVARQIIQKIQEENIVPVMATNAKQNALLDSISKTEIDHLASELAIQRGYPGSLSQLLIERK, via the coding sequence ATGAGTAAGATATATAAGGTGGGCATTATTGGAGGTGGAATATCAGGTTCTGTTATTGCCTTACAACTTGCCCAAAACGGAGTAGACAATATTTTATTCGAACAGGGTGAAAGCCTTGTAAACGGGCCTCCATTCTGCCACTTACACGCAGGAGGAAACCTGTACCCCGAAATATCGGTAGAGCAATGTAAACAGCTCATGCTTCAATCCATCGACATGGCGAAACTATTTCCACAGTCGATTGATGAAAGACCGACCTTTATCAGCGTTCCAAAATCAGAAAACATTGATGTAAATAAGATTGAGGATAAACTCAAACTCCTGGCAAACTACTATCAAGAGCTGATTAGCGAAGATGCATCAAATGAAGTGTTAGGCAATCCTGCCGACTATTACAAATCATATTCGCACGAAGATTTGGTCGCGCTGGCAAAGCAAGCCACGGTACAACATCCCAAATCGCAGGATGAATGGATGGCTAATGCTATTAAATACATTGATTACGAAAACCTGAAAATGCCGGTTTTCTTAGTGCAGGAATATGGATGGAACCTTTTTCGATTGGCGGCTCAGGCGCAGTTAGCTCTTTATAAGGCCGATGCATGCGAGCTACATACGCATACTAAAGTCATAAATATCAATGATGTACGCAACCAGCAACTGGATTACAATTGGGAAATAAGGACGAAGGATGCAGTCTATAAAGTGAAGTATTTAGTCAATTCATCTGGCTATAAAACTGCTCATGTAGATAAACATATACAGTTAAACTCTAATAGACTGGTTGAATACAAAGCGGCCTATATATCCAAATGGCATAGTATTCCGGGCTTAATTCCTGAGATGATTTTTCACGGAGAGCGTGGCAGTACGCACGGAATGTTACAGATAACGCCTTACAATAATGACTATTATCAGATCCATGGCATGACAAAGGATATCACTTTGTTTGACAATGGATTGATACAGTCAAAAAAGGATGGATCACCCGCTGAATTTGACTCATCTATCAAAAGGAAAATTGCTCGTGAATGGCATCAGAATGAAATCAACACAAGAACTGAATCCGCCATCCGTTATGCAGCCCGATATGTGCCTTCATTCAAATCGGCTACCGTAGGAGGGCCGCCCTTGCACGGAGCACAGCAGATACCGGGCGATGACCCGAGCCTGAGAGTGGGTGAGGTGAGTTTTCCAAGTGATTCGTATGCGCGTGCCGAGATTGTAAAAGCCTCTTCTGCCTTAACGGTAGCCAGGCAAATCATTCAAAAGATTCAGGAAGAAAACATTGTTCCGGTTATGGCAACGAATGCAAAACAAAATGCACTGCTTGACAGCATCTCAAAAACCGAGATTGATCATCTGGCAAGTGAACTGGCCATCCAACGCGGATATCCGGGCTCGCTCTCGCAACTACTTATTGAAAGAAAATAA
- a CDS encoding CDP-alcohol phosphatidyltransferase family protein — protein MTLKALLHKIPLALIYSRLLLGPVVLFLSFYDSILIRELIVGIMIWAIVSDIFDGIIARSLNISNEKLRRLDSSIDQIFWIFAFVGAFIISPQFFRDNLWKLSLVIALEALTYAISYLRFKKEVATHAILSKFWALTIVATLIEVILRNGSGLIFNICFYLGVLSRIEIIAILLILRKWTNDVPSVFHAIKLRKGEPIKRNKMFNG, from the coding sequence ATGACATTGAAAGCTCTGTTGCATAAAATCCCGCTAGCGTTAATATACTCAAGATTATTATTGGGGCCGGTTGTTCTTTTCCTCTCCTTTTATGATTCAATTTTAATCAGAGAGTTGATTGTAGGAATAATGATTTGGGCAATAGTATCGGATATCTTTGATGGTATAATTGCGAGGTCATTGAACATCTCGAATGAGAAATTGCGAAGGTTAGATTCATCAATCGATCAGATATTCTGGATATTTGCATTCGTGGGAGCCTTTATAATATCTCCGCAGTTTTTCAGAGACAATCTGTGGAAACTATCTTTAGTGATTGCTTTAGAAGCGCTTACTTATGCAATAAGCTATCTGAGATTCAAAAAGGAAGTAGCGACACATGCAATCCTGTCAAAATTCTGGGCATTAACCATTGTGGCAACCTTGATCGAAGTAATCCTAAGAAATGGCTCCGGCTTAATATTCAATATTTGCTTTTACCTGGGTGTATTGTCACGTATTGAGATAATAGCCATTCTACTTATACTCAGAAAGTGGACAAATGACGTTCCATCTGTTTTTCACGCAATAAAGCTCAGAAAAGGAGAGCCAATCAAACGAAACAAGATGTTTAATGGATAA
- a CDS encoding YdeI/OmpD-associated family protein, translating to MNPKVDAFLSKTDKWQEEMVKLRKIALDCGLTEELKWGVPCYTHQQNNVVLIHGFKEYCALLFFKGALLQDTHGILIQQTTNVQAGRQIRFTNIREITEQEDILKAYIFQAIEVEKAGLKVEFKKSSEYNIPEEFQKRLDEIPALKSAFEALTPGRQRAYILYFSQPKQAKTRESRVEKCIPMILDGKGLND from the coding sequence ATGAATCCAAAGGTTGATGCATTTTTGAGCAAAACAGACAAGTGGCAGGAAGAGATGGTGAAGCTGAGAAAGATCGCTCTTGACTGTGGACTGACTGAAGAGTTGAAGTGGGGTGTACCATGCTATACGCACCAGCAGAATAACGTGGTACTCATTCACGGCTTTAAAGAATATTGCGCATTACTGTTTTTCAAGGGAGCCTTACTACAGGACACCCACGGGATCCTGATCCAACAAACGACGAATGTGCAGGCGGGCAGACAAATCCGCTTTACCAATATCAGGGAAATCACAGAGCAGGAAGACATTCTGAAAGCCTATATCTTTCAGGCTATCGAGGTGGAAAAGGCCGGCCTAAAAGTGGAGTTTAAAAAGTCGTCTGAATATAATATTCCGGAAGAGTTTCAAAAGAGACTGGATGAAATTCCTGCATTGAAGAGTGCGTTTGAGGCGTTGACTCCGGGACGGCAAAGGGCCTATATCCTTTACTTCTCACAACCCAAACAAGCCAAAACCAGAGAGTCGAGAGTTGAGAAATGTATCCCGATGATCCTGGATGGGAAGGGATTGAATGATTAG